In the Rhizobium sp. SSA_523 genome, CCGTTATTTCCGGTGATATCGATGGCCGCGCCGATGGCCTGAGGCCCGGCGACCGTGCCGATCGCATAGCAGAAGACGAAGGCCGCGTTGGCCGCCGCCAGGTCTGATCCGGTCAGCCGCGAGCCGAGATGCGCCAGCCCCACCGTATACAGGCCGGACACGCAGCCGCCCCAGACGAGAAGCAGGCCGGCCATCAGCCACCAGTGCTCGATGAGATAGGGAAGCGCCAGAGCCCCTGCCAGGCCCGCCACGGCCATCATGAACAGCATGGGACGGCGATCCTTGAGGCGATCGGAAATCATGCCGAAGGGGATCTGGAAGACCATGTTGCCAAGGCCCATGACGGTCAGCAGCAGTGCCGCATGCGATTCGTTCAACCCGGCGCGATTGGCATAGACCGGAAAGAGCGACAGGCCGCCCGCTTCGACGGCGCCGAAAACGAAGACGGCCGCCGTGGCTGTCGGCACCAGATACACATAGCGCAGGAAATGTTTCTGCGGCTTCTCATCCAGCACCGGATTCTCGTCGCGCGCTATATAGATCGGCACAAAGGCCAGCAGGATGGCGGCGGCACCGATGAGGAAGGGCAGGATGCCCTCGCTGCCGATGGCCGAGAAGATCAGCGGTCCCATGGCGAAACCGACGGCGAGCACCGTTGCATAGATGCCGAGCACAAGCCCGCGGCGTCGCGGAGGCGCTGCGGCATTGATCCAGAATTCGGAGAGGATGAAGAGTGTCGTGGTCGCCCCGTGGAAGGCGAACCGCAACGGGAACCACATCCAGAACTCGCTCGCGTAATAGAAGCCGAGGGCGCTGATGGCGGAGATCACCACGGCCCAGAGCATGGTGCGCGCGACGCCGAAGGAATGCGCAAGCCTGGTGGTGATCGGCGCGGCGATCATCGCGGCCACCCCGGCCATGGCGGAATTCAGGCCGATCAGCGTGGAGGATATGCCCCGCTTTTCGAGAATGATGCTGAGCAGCGGCAGGCCGAGACCGATGGCGATCCCGACCGCGCTGATGGCCGAAATGGCGGCAAAGAGCGAGGGCCAGTGGATATCTTCCCGGTGGCCGTCGCCGCCGCACGTCCGTTCGGACATTTCTCGTTCCTTCGCCTGCAAATCCATTTTACATTAGGTCTCGGTGAGTGGGATGGGTTGAACCGGGGGTCTGCCGGATCACCATTGACACCATGGCTGGGGCGATTTCGCGACGGGTCCGGCGCGCAGCTGCAGTCGCAAGCCCTGCAACCGGCAAGAGCCGCCAAGGGCCTGGCCTGTCGGCCGGCTTCGGCTGGATGTGAAAATCTGCGCTGCCACGTTTCTCGTTCCCGTCATTCCGACCGAATGGTCTTGAGTGGCCGACTGCCTTGAGCCGCATCGCTGCATCCATTGCCGCGTGGAGAGTTAACGCACAATCCTTGACAAGAGTTACAGCCGATGGCGCACAAACTCACCCTTTCGGAAAGAATAGGCATAGGCCTGGCTTCCAAACGGCAAAGACGGCTCGGACTCAAGCAAAATCTTCAGATCGCCAGCGACAGCCGTCAGGATCGGCGGCAGACGGACCGAATCGAGCGCGGCCAGAT is a window encoding:
- a CDS encoding MFS transporter encodes the protein MSERTCGGDGHREDIHWPSLFAAISAISAVGIAIGLGLPLLSIILEKRGISSTLIGLNSAMAGVAAMIAAPITTRLAHSFGVARTMLWAVVISAISALGFYYASEFWMWFPLRFAFHGATTTLFILSEFWINAAAPPRRRGLVLGIYATVLAVGFAMGPLIFSAIGSEGILPFLIGAAAILLAFVPIYIARDENPVLDEKPQKHFLRYVYLVPTATAAVFVFGAVEAGGLSLFPVYANRAGLNESHAALLLTVMGLGNMVFQIPFGMISDRLKDRRPMLFMMAVAGLAGALALPYLIEHWWLMAGLLLVWGGCVSGLYTVGLAHLGSRLTGSDLAAANAAFVFCYAIGTVAGPQAIGAAIDITGNNGFAYALAGFFALYVLISIGRLLFGRNRA